Proteins encoded in a region of the Cyclopterus lumpus isolate fCycLum1 chromosome 23, fCycLum1.pri, whole genome shotgun sequence genome:
- the upf2 gene encoding regulator of nonsense transcripts 2 isoform X4, giving the protein MPAERKRSLNMDEKDVCTFTNKDKEKEKEKEKERDGDRRPLSARDKAKDEAKMSGKKDGSKEEKRKRMEEEKKKREEKERRKKEEEKQKAEEEQKKKEEEEKRQQEEEERRLQEEEAKRQREEEAALLKEKEEGHQLHQEAWERNQCRKELRSRNQNAQEGRPEEAFFSRLDSSLKKNTAFVKKLRTLTEQQRDSLSHDFGSLNLSKYIGEAVSSVVEAKLKISDVGCAVHLCSLFHQRYTEFAPLLLQAWKKHFEARKEDKSPNVSKLRTDLRFIAELTIVGLFTDKEGLSLIYEQLKSIIGSDRDTHTHVSVVISFCKHCGDDIAGLTPRKVKAATDKFGLGFPPSEIITIEKQQPFQNLLREYFTSLTKHLKKDHRELQNTERQNRRILHSKGELSEDRHKQYEESATSYQKLLANTQSLADLLDENMPELPQDKSVQEEHGPGIDIFTPGKPGEYDLEGGIWEDEDARNFYENLVDLKAFVPAILFKDNEKGKDKEEAKDKDAKDAASTTTTTEELELELEALDIADEPLELEGPDEAESEELAKKLLDEQEQEDEEANTGSHLKLIVDAFIQQLPNCVNRDLIDKAAMDFCMNMNTKSNRRKLVRALFTVPRQRLDLLPFYSRLVATLHPCMSDVAEDLCSMLKGDFRFHIRKKDQINIETKNKTVRFIGELAKFKMFSKTDSLHCLKMLLSDFTHHHIEMACTLLETCGRFLFRSPESHLRTSVLLEQMMRKKQAQHLDARYVTMVENAYYYCNPPPMEKTVRKKRPPLHEYIRKLLYKDLSKVTTEKVLRQMRKLPWQDPEVKSYLICCMVNIWNVKYNSIHCVANLLAGLVAYQEDVGIHVVDGVLEDIRLGMEVNQPKFNQRRISSGKFLGELYNYRMVESAVIFRTLFSFISFGINQDGSPSALDPPEHLFRIRLVCTVLDTCGQYFDRGSSKRKLDCFLIYFQRYIWWKKSTEVWTKDHPFPIDIDYMISDTLELLRPKMRLSCSLEEATKQVTDLEREVLVKLGLAMQRDGRSSALSEEDDDADDDEEGGAETEEQSGNESEMNEQEEDEGSENEEEEREEEEEENTDYLTDSNKENETDEENNEVTIRGGGLKHVACAEDEDFIQALDKMMLENLQRSGETVKVHQLDVAIPLQLKSQLKKGPREPCVGESEAEISDTMQFVMLTRKGNKQQYKILNVPLSSHLVANHFNQQQAEQEERMKMKKLTLDINERQEQEDYQEMMQSLAQRPAPANTNRERRPRYQHPKGAPNADLIFKTGGRRR; this is encoded by the exons ATGCCTGCTGAACGCAAGCGCTCACTAAACATGGACGAGAAAGACGTTTGCACCTTCACCAACaaggacaaggagaaggagaaggagaaggagaaggagcgaGATGGGGACAGAAGGCCGCTGTCCGCCCGAGACAAAGCCAAGGACGAGGCCAAGATGAGCGGCAAAAAAGACGGCagcaaggaggagaagaggaagcgcatggaggaggagaagaagaagagggaggaaaaggagcgcaggaagaaagaggaggaaaaacaaaaagcggaggaggagcagaagaagaaagaggaggaggagaagaggcagcaggaggaggaggagaggaggcttcAAGAGGAGGAGGCCAAAAGACAACGCGAGGAGGAGGCAGCTCTCCTGAA GGAAAAGGAGGAGGGCCACCAGCTGCACCAGGAGGCCTGGGAGCGCAACCAGTGCAGGAAGGAACTCCGCAGCAGGAACCAGAACGCCCAAGAGGGCCGGCCCGAGGAGGCCTTCTTCAGCCGCCTGGACTCCAGCCTGAAGAAGAACACGGCCTTCGTCAAGAAGCTGCGCACGCTCACCGAGCAGCAGCGCGACTCGCTCTCCCACGACTTCGGCTCGCTGAACCTCAGCAAGTACATCGGCGAGGCCGTGAGCTCCGTCGTGGAGGCCAAGCTGAAGATCTCCGACGTGGGCTGCGCCGTCCACCTCTGCTCGCTCTTCCACCAGCGCTACACCGAGTTCGccccgctgctgctgcaggcgTGGAAGAAGCACTTCGAGGCCCGCAAGGAGGACAAGTCGCCCAACGTGAGCAAGCTGCGCACCGACCTGCGCTTCATCGCCGAGCTCACCATCGTCGGCCTCTTCACGGACAAGGAGGGGCTGTCGCTGATTTACGAGCAGCTGAAGAGCATCATCGGGTCGGACCGCGACACGCACACCCACGTGTCGGTGGTCATCAGCTTCTGCAAGCACTGCGGCGACGACATCGCCGGCCTGACGCCCCGCAAGGTGAAAGCGGCCACGGACAAGTTCGGCCTGGGCTTCCCGCCGAGCGAGATCATCACCATCGAGAAGCAGCAGCCCTTCCAGAACCTCCTGCGGGAGTACTTCACCTCGCTCACCAAGCACCTGAAGAAGGACCACCGCGAGCTGCAGAACACCGAGAGGCAGAACAG gcggATCCTCCATTCCAAAGGGGAGCTGAGCGAGGACCGCCACAAGCAGTACGAAGAGTCCGCCACTTCCTACCAGAAGCTGCTGGCCAACACTCAGTCTCTGGCCGACCTGCTGGACGAGAACATGCCCGAGCTGCCTCAGGACAAGTCCGTGCAGGAGG agcACGGCCCCGGCATTGACATCTTCACGCCCGGGAAGCCCGGCGAGTACGACCTGGAGGGGGGCATCTGGGAGGACGAAGACGCCCGCAACTTCTACGAGAACCTGGTGGACCTGAAGGCCTTCGTCCCCGCCATCCTCTTCAAGGACAACGAGAAGGGCAAAGACAAGGAGGAGGCCAAAG ACAAGGACGCGAAGGACGCtgccagcaccaccaccaccacggaggagctggagctggagctggaggctCTGGACATCGCAGATGAACCTCTGGAGCTGGAGGGACCCGACGAGGCCGAGAGCGAAGAGCTGGCCAAGAAGCTGCTGGACGAGCAAG aACAAGAGGACGAAGAGGCCAACACCGGGTCCCACTTGAAGCTGATCGTGGACGCCTTCATCCAGCAGCTCCCCAACTGCGTCAACAGAGACCTCATCGACAAG gccgCCATGGACTTCTGCATGAACATGAACACCAAGTCCAACAGGAGGAAGCTGGTCCGGGCTCTCTTCACCGTGCCCAGGCAGAG GTTGGATCTCCTGCCCTTCTACTCTCGCCTGGTGGCGACTCTTCACCCGTGCATGTCGGACGTGGCCGAGGACCTCTGCTCCATGCTGAAGGGAGACTTCCGCTTCCAC ATTCGGAAGAAGGACCAGATCAACATCGAGACCAAAAACAAGACGGTCCGGTTCATCGGGGAACTGGCCAAGTTCAAGATGTTCTCAAAAACCGACTCGCTCCATTGTCTCAAG ATGCTGCTGTCTGACTTCACCCATCACCACATCGAGATGGCCTGCACGCTGCTGGAGACCTGCGGCCGCTTCCTCTTCCGCTCCCCCGAGTCTCACCTGCGCACCAGCGTCCTGCTG GAGCAAATGATGCGTAAGAAGCAGGCGCAGCATCTGGACGCCCGCTACGTGACGATGGTGGAGAACGCCTACTACTACTGCAACCCGCCGCCCatggagaagacggtgaggaagaagaggccgCCGCTGCACGAGTACATCCGCAAGCTGCTCTACAAGGACCTGTCCAAGGTCACCACGGAGAAGGTGCTCAGGCAGATGCGCAAGCTGCCCTGGCAGGACCCCGAGGTGAAGAGCTACCTCATCTGCTGCATGGTGAACATCTGGAACGTCAAGTACAACAGCATCCACTGCGTGGCCAACCTGCTGGCCGGCCTGGTGGCCTACCAGGAGGACGTGGGCATCCACGTGGTGGACGGGGTCCTGGAGGACATCCGGCTGGGcatggag gTCAACCAGCCCAAGTTCAACCAGCGGCGGATCAGCAGCGGCAAGTTCCTCGGCGAGCTCTACAACTACCGCATGGTGGAGTCCGCCGTCATCTTCCGCAccctcttctccttcatctccttcggGATCAACCAGGACGGCAGCCCGAGCGCCCTCGACCCGCCGGAGCACCTGTTCCGCATCCGCCTCGTCTGCACGGTGCTCGACACCTGCGGCCAGTACTTTGACCGCGGCTCCAGCAAGAGGAAGCTGGACTGTTTCCTCATCTACTTCCAG cggTACATCTGGTGGAAGAAGAGCACCGAGGTCTGGACCAAGGACCACCCGTTCCCCATCGACATCGACTACATGATCAGCGACACCCTGGAGCTGCTGCGGCCCAAGATGAGGCTCAGCTGCTCCCTGGAGGAGGCCACCAAGCAGGTCACCGACCTGGAGAGGGAGGTGCTCGTCAAACTAG GTCTGGCCATGCAGAGGGACGGCCGCTCCAGCGCTTTGAGCGAGGAAGACGACGACGCCGACGACGACGAAGAGGGCGGCGCCGAGACCGAAGAGCAGTCGGGCAACGAGAGTGAAATGAACGAACAGGAAGAGGAC GAAGGGTCCGagaacgaggaagaggagagggaggaagaggaggaggagaacaccgACTACCTGACGGACTCCAATAAGGAAAATGAGACCGACGAGGAGAACAAT gaggttACCATCCGCGGCGGTGGACTGAAGCACGTGGCGTGCGCCGAGGACGAGGACTTCATTCAGGCTCTGGACAAGATGATGCTGGAGAACCTGcag CGCAGCGGCGAGACGGTGAAGGTGCACCAGCTGGACGTGGCCATCCCCCTGCAGCTGAAGAGCCAGCTGAAGAAGGGCCCCCGAGAGCCGTGCGTCGGCGAGAGCGAGGCGGAGATCTCCGACACCATGCAGTTCGTCATGCTGACGCGCAAAGGCAACAAGCAGCAG TACAAGATCCTGAACGTGCCGCTGTCCTCCCACCTGGTGGCGAACCACTTCAACCAGCAGCAGGCCGAGCAGGAGGAGCGCATGAAGATGAAGAAGCTCACGCTGGACATCAACGAgcggcaggagcaggaggactACCAGG AGATGATGCAGTCCCTCGCGCAGCGTCCGGCTCCGGCCAACACCAACCGGGAGCGCCGGCCTCGCTACCAGCACCCGAAAGGCGCTCCCAACGCCGACCTCATCTTCAAGACCGGAGGAAG GAGACGCTGA
- the upf2 gene encoding regulator of nonsense transcripts 2 isoform X3 — protein sequence MPAERKRSLNMDEKDVCTFTNKDKEKEKEKEKERDGDRRPLSARDKAKDEAKMSGKKDGSKEEKRKRMEEEKKKREEKERRKKEEEKQKAEEEQKKKEEEEKRQQEEEERRLQEEEAKRQREEEAALLKEKEEGHQLHQEAWERNQCRKELRSRNQNAQEGRPEEAFFSRLDSSLKKNTAFVKKLRTLTEQQRDSLSHDFGSLNLSKYIGEAVSSVVEAKLKISDVGCAVHLCSLFHQRYTEFAPLLLQAWKKHFEARKEDKSPNVSKLRTDLRFIAELTIVGLFTDKEGLSLIYEQLKSIIGSDRDTHTHVSVVISFCKHCGDDIAGLTPRKVKAATDKFGLGFPPSEIITIEKQQPFQNLLREYFTSLTKHLKKDHRELQNTERQNRRILHSKGELSEDRHKQYEESATSYQKLLANTQSLADLLDENMPELPQDKSVQEEHGPGIDIFTPGKPGEYDLEGGIWEDEDARNFYENLVDLKAFVPAILFKDNEKGKDKEEAKDKDAKDAASTTTTTEELELELEALDIADEPLELEGPDEAESEELAKKLLDEQEQEDEEANTGSHLKLIVDAFIQQLPNCVNRDLIDKAAMDFCMNMNTKSNRRKLVRALFTVPRQRLDLLPFYSRLVATLHPCMSDVAEDLCSMLKGDFRFHIRKKDQINIETKNKTVRFIGELAKFKMFSKTDSLHCLKMLLSDFTHHHIEMACTLLETCGRFLFRSPESHLRTSVLLEQMMRKKQAQHLDARYVTMVENAYYYCNPPPMEKTVRKKRPPLHEYIRKLLYKDLSKVTTEKVLRQMRKLPWQDPEVKSYLICCMVNIWNVKYNSIHCVANLLAGLVAYQEDVGIHVVDGVLEDIRLGMEVNQPKFNQRRISSGKFLGELYNYRMVESAVIFRTLFSFISFGINQDGSPSALDPPEHLFRIRLVCTVLDTCGQYFDRGSSKRKLDCFLIYFQRYIWWKKSTEVWTKDHPFPIDIDYMISDTLELLRPKMRLSCSLEEATKQVTDLEREVLVKLGLAMQRDGRSSALSEEDDDADDDEEGGAETEEQSGNESEMNEQEEDEGSENEEEEREEEEEENTDYLTDSNKENETDEENNEVTIRGGGLKHVACAEDEDFIQALDKMMLENLQQRSGETVKVHQLDVAIPLQLKSQLKKGPREPCVGESEAEISDTMQFVMLTRKGNKQQYKILNVPLSSHLVANHFNQQQAEQEERMKMKKLTLDINERQEQEDYQEMMQSLAQRPAPANTNRERRPRYQHPKGAPNADLIFKTGGRR from the exons ATGCCTGCTGAACGCAAGCGCTCACTAAACATGGACGAGAAAGACGTTTGCACCTTCACCAACaaggacaaggagaaggagaaggagaaggagaaggagcgaGATGGGGACAGAAGGCCGCTGTCCGCCCGAGACAAAGCCAAGGACGAGGCCAAGATGAGCGGCAAAAAAGACGGCagcaaggaggagaagaggaagcgcatggaggaggagaagaagaagagggaggaaaaggagcgcaggaagaaagaggaggaaaaacaaaaagcggaggaggagcagaagaagaaagaggaggaggagaagaggcagcaggaggaggaggagaggaggcttcAAGAGGAGGAGGCCAAAAGACAACGCGAGGAGGAGGCAGCTCTCCTGAA GGAAAAGGAGGAGGGCCACCAGCTGCACCAGGAGGCCTGGGAGCGCAACCAGTGCAGGAAGGAACTCCGCAGCAGGAACCAGAACGCCCAAGAGGGCCGGCCCGAGGAGGCCTTCTTCAGCCGCCTGGACTCCAGCCTGAAGAAGAACACGGCCTTCGTCAAGAAGCTGCGCACGCTCACCGAGCAGCAGCGCGACTCGCTCTCCCACGACTTCGGCTCGCTGAACCTCAGCAAGTACATCGGCGAGGCCGTGAGCTCCGTCGTGGAGGCCAAGCTGAAGATCTCCGACGTGGGCTGCGCCGTCCACCTCTGCTCGCTCTTCCACCAGCGCTACACCGAGTTCGccccgctgctgctgcaggcgTGGAAGAAGCACTTCGAGGCCCGCAAGGAGGACAAGTCGCCCAACGTGAGCAAGCTGCGCACCGACCTGCGCTTCATCGCCGAGCTCACCATCGTCGGCCTCTTCACGGACAAGGAGGGGCTGTCGCTGATTTACGAGCAGCTGAAGAGCATCATCGGGTCGGACCGCGACACGCACACCCACGTGTCGGTGGTCATCAGCTTCTGCAAGCACTGCGGCGACGACATCGCCGGCCTGACGCCCCGCAAGGTGAAAGCGGCCACGGACAAGTTCGGCCTGGGCTTCCCGCCGAGCGAGATCATCACCATCGAGAAGCAGCAGCCCTTCCAGAACCTCCTGCGGGAGTACTTCACCTCGCTCACCAAGCACCTGAAGAAGGACCACCGCGAGCTGCAGAACACCGAGAGGCAGAACAG gcggATCCTCCATTCCAAAGGGGAGCTGAGCGAGGACCGCCACAAGCAGTACGAAGAGTCCGCCACTTCCTACCAGAAGCTGCTGGCCAACACTCAGTCTCTGGCCGACCTGCTGGACGAGAACATGCCCGAGCTGCCTCAGGACAAGTCCGTGCAGGAGG agcACGGCCCCGGCATTGACATCTTCACGCCCGGGAAGCCCGGCGAGTACGACCTGGAGGGGGGCATCTGGGAGGACGAAGACGCCCGCAACTTCTACGAGAACCTGGTGGACCTGAAGGCCTTCGTCCCCGCCATCCTCTTCAAGGACAACGAGAAGGGCAAAGACAAGGAGGAGGCCAAAG ACAAGGACGCGAAGGACGCtgccagcaccaccaccaccacggaggagctggagctggagctggaggctCTGGACATCGCAGATGAACCTCTGGAGCTGGAGGGACCCGACGAGGCCGAGAGCGAAGAGCTGGCCAAGAAGCTGCTGGACGAGCAAG aACAAGAGGACGAAGAGGCCAACACCGGGTCCCACTTGAAGCTGATCGTGGACGCCTTCATCCAGCAGCTCCCCAACTGCGTCAACAGAGACCTCATCGACAAG gccgCCATGGACTTCTGCATGAACATGAACACCAAGTCCAACAGGAGGAAGCTGGTCCGGGCTCTCTTCACCGTGCCCAGGCAGAG GTTGGATCTCCTGCCCTTCTACTCTCGCCTGGTGGCGACTCTTCACCCGTGCATGTCGGACGTGGCCGAGGACCTCTGCTCCATGCTGAAGGGAGACTTCCGCTTCCAC ATTCGGAAGAAGGACCAGATCAACATCGAGACCAAAAACAAGACGGTCCGGTTCATCGGGGAACTGGCCAAGTTCAAGATGTTCTCAAAAACCGACTCGCTCCATTGTCTCAAG ATGCTGCTGTCTGACTTCACCCATCACCACATCGAGATGGCCTGCACGCTGCTGGAGACCTGCGGCCGCTTCCTCTTCCGCTCCCCCGAGTCTCACCTGCGCACCAGCGTCCTGCTG GAGCAAATGATGCGTAAGAAGCAGGCGCAGCATCTGGACGCCCGCTACGTGACGATGGTGGAGAACGCCTACTACTACTGCAACCCGCCGCCCatggagaagacggtgaggaagaagaggccgCCGCTGCACGAGTACATCCGCAAGCTGCTCTACAAGGACCTGTCCAAGGTCACCACGGAGAAGGTGCTCAGGCAGATGCGCAAGCTGCCCTGGCAGGACCCCGAGGTGAAGAGCTACCTCATCTGCTGCATGGTGAACATCTGGAACGTCAAGTACAACAGCATCCACTGCGTGGCCAACCTGCTGGCCGGCCTGGTGGCCTACCAGGAGGACGTGGGCATCCACGTGGTGGACGGGGTCCTGGAGGACATCCGGCTGGGcatggag gTCAACCAGCCCAAGTTCAACCAGCGGCGGATCAGCAGCGGCAAGTTCCTCGGCGAGCTCTACAACTACCGCATGGTGGAGTCCGCCGTCATCTTCCGCAccctcttctccttcatctccttcggGATCAACCAGGACGGCAGCCCGAGCGCCCTCGACCCGCCGGAGCACCTGTTCCGCATCCGCCTCGTCTGCACGGTGCTCGACACCTGCGGCCAGTACTTTGACCGCGGCTCCAGCAAGAGGAAGCTGGACTGTTTCCTCATCTACTTCCAG cggTACATCTGGTGGAAGAAGAGCACCGAGGTCTGGACCAAGGACCACCCGTTCCCCATCGACATCGACTACATGATCAGCGACACCCTGGAGCTGCTGCGGCCCAAGATGAGGCTCAGCTGCTCCCTGGAGGAGGCCACCAAGCAGGTCACCGACCTGGAGAGGGAGGTGCTCGTCAAACTAG GTCTGGCCATGCAGAGGGACGGCCGCTCCAGCGCTTTGAGCGAGGAAGACGACGACGCCGACGACGACGAAGAGGGCGGCGCCGAGACCGAAGAGCAGTCGGGCAACGAGAGTGAAATGAACGAACAGGAAGAGGAC GAAGGGTCCGagaacgaggaagaggagagggaggaagaggaggaggagaacaccgACTACCTGACGGACTCCAATAAGGAAAATGAGACCGACGAGGAGAACAAT gaggttACCATCCGCGGCGGTGGACTGAAGCACGTGGCGTGCGCCGAGGACGAGGACTTCATTCAGGCTCTGGACAAGATGATGCTGGAGAACCTGcag CAGCGCAGCGGCGAGACGGTGAAGGTGCACCAGCTGGACGTGGCCATCCCCCTGCAGCTGAAGAGCCAGCTGAAGAAGGGCCCCCGAGAGCCGTGCGTCGGCGAGAGCGAGGCGGAGATCTCCGACACCATGCAGTTCGTCATGCTGACGCGCAAAGGCAACAAGCAGCAG TACAAGATCCTGAACGTGCCGCTGTCCTCCCACCTGGTGGCGAACCACTTCAACCAGCAGCAGGCCGAGCAGGAGGAGCGCATGAAGATGAAGAAGCTCACGCTGGACATCAACGAgcggcaggagcaggaggactACCAGG AGATGATGCAGTCCCTCGCGCAGCGTCCGGCTCCGGCCAACACCAACCGGGAGCGCCGGCCTCGCTACCAGCACCCGAAAGGCGCTCCCAACGCCGACCTCATCTTCAAGACCGGAGGAAG ACGCTGA